A window of Mucilaginibacter paludis DSM 18603 contains these coding sequences:
- the hemC gene encoding hydroxymethylbilane synthase, whose protein sequence is MFDRKLIIGTRGSELALWQANFVKNKLAENGIQADLKIIKTQGDRILNLSFDKLEGKGFFTKELEEELLAGTIDLAVHSHKDLPTENPPGLTIAAVSEREDPAELLLVLKDCVDVHQKLSVKYGGIVGTSSNRRKAQLLAVRPDLEIDELRGNVPTRINKLRNEDYDAIMIAKAGVVRLGLDMSEFHVEEIPPTELIPAPAQGVLAIQVREADTELFEALQILNHPDVAEELAVERSLLKLFGGGCHLPLGCYCRKRDNVFQVFTSKADDAEGFPDRLYLEADTTEGLANKIVSYFDKDRQFFKSVFISRELSEQSYFRRAIEKLGMEVEARSLIRTVPVITKLDPYILRNADWIFFSSKNAVEYFFELKPAFPKKVKFGVMGSGSEDTLRRCGHFADYTGEGIDTADVAQAFAKLAEGSTVLFPGAEASMRSIQQGLSADTKIIDLPVYETVLLDEVEPTNADILVFTSPSNVDAYFVDNLLQPNQKIIAIGKSTGKKFDEMGIQYKLPFSPDEIGLAEAVFGVV, encoded by the coding sequence ATGTTCGATAGAAAACTCATCATAGGTACGCGCGGAAGTGAACTGGCGCTTTGGCAGGCTAATTTTGTTAAAAATAAACTGGCCGAAAATGGTATTCAGGCCGACCTGAAAATTATTAAAACACAGGGAGACCGCATACTAAATTTGAGTTTTGATAAACTTGAGGGCAAAGGCTTTTTTACCAAAGAGCTTGAAGAGGAGTTGCTTGCCGGTACAATTGATCTGGCCGTACATTCGCACAAGGATCTGCCTACCGAAAACCCTCCGGGATTAACCATCGCTGCAGTATCTGAGCGGGAAGACCCTGCCGAACTGCTGCTGGTTTTAAAAGATTGTGTGGATGTACATCAAAAGCTGTCTGTTAAATACGGGGGCATTGTAGGCACATCCTCTAATCGCCGTAAGGCACAACTGCTGGCCGTAAGGCCCGATCTGGAAATTGATGAACTGCGTGGCAATGTGCCTACCCGTATCAACAAACTGCGTAATGAGGATTATGATGCCATTATGATAGCCAAAGCAGGTGTGGTAAGGTTAGGTTTGGATATGAGCGAGTTTCATGTGGAAGAGATACCCCCAACCGAATTAATTCCGGCTCCGGCACAGGGTGTATTGGCTATACAGGTACGTGAAGCTGATACGGAGTTATTTGAAGCATTACAAATACTAAACCACCCCGACGTTGCCGAAGAGTTGGCGGTAGAGCGCTCCCTTTTAAAATTGTTTGGCGGCGGTTGCCATTTGCCCCTGGGCTGTTATTGCCGTAAGCGCGATAATGTTTTCCAGGTGTTTACCTCCAAGGCAGATGATGCCGAAGGTTTCCCCGACCGTTTATATCTCGAAGCGGATACCACAGAGGGCCTGGCCAATAAAATTGTTTCGTATTTTGATAAGGACCGGCAGTTTTTTAAATCGGTTTTTATTTCGCGCGAGTTATCAGAGCAAAGCTATTTTAGGCGGGCTATCGAGAAATTAGGTATGGAGGTTGAGGCACGCTCGCTTATCCGCACCGTTCCGGTAATTACCAAGCTCGATCCCTATATCTTAAGAAATGCCGACTGGATATTTTTTTCGAGTAAAAATGCGGTTGAATACTTTTTTGAACTGAAGCCTGCCTTCCCTAAAAAGGTAAAGTTCGGTGTGATGGGAAGCGGATCAGAAGATACGCTGCGACGTTGCGGACATTTTGCCGATTATACCGGCGAGGGTATTGATACGGCTGATGTGGCACAGGCATTTGCTAAATTGGCCGAGGGCTCTACCGTATTGTTCCCAGGAGCCGAGGCATCCATGCGCAGTATCCAGCAAGGCCTTTCTGCCGATACAAAAATCATCGATTTGCCAGTTTACGAAACTGTTTTGCTGGATGAAGTTGAACCAACCAACGCCGATATATTGGTATTTACCAGCCCATCGAACGTAGACGCTTATTTTGTAGATAATTTATTACAACCCAATCAAAAAATAATAGCCATAGGTAAATCAACCGGTAAAAAATTTGATGAGATGGGTATTCAATATAAACTCCCTTTTTCACCTGATGAAATAGGCCTGGCCGAAGCGGTGTTTGGGGTGGTTTAA
- the hemA gene encoding glutamyl-tRNA reductase, translated as MKYLKIIAFTHKQIELRELGKLVICQENLTVKLQQVKAEFNIPEIFYLSTCNRVEFVMATSQTIDKDFTRQFIDSLEIGICTGHMETFLSGACIYQEQEALNHLLRTSCSLESLIVGEKEILAQVRKAYESCKEAGLTGDYLRMVMARVVKTAKEVYTDTLISRKPISVVSLAYRKLKDLKLCNNARVVIIGAGETNRNISKYLQKHKFSNFFVFNRTLSKAQELAADLNGEAFGLEELKNFNHGFDVIITCTSAVSPIITPEIYKILLNGETNKKTIVDLAIPNDTAPEVLEQFPVNFIEVHSLNELAKNNLQERYQELVHAERIIENNIDEFLPMLKQRQIELAMRQVPEKIKEIRKKALTSVFADEVETLDVQSREVLEKIMDYMEKKYISVPMVMAKEIFVKNCSN; from the coding sequence TTGAAGTATTTAAAAATTATAGCATTTACGCACAAACAGATCGAACTGAGGGAACTGGGTAAACTGGTAATTTGTCAGGAAAATCTTACTGTAAAACTTCAACAGGTTAAAGCCGAATTTAATATTCCCGAAATTTTTTATCTGTCCACCTGTAACAGGGTGGAGTTTGTAATGGCAACATCACAAACTATTGATAAGGATTTTACCCGCCAGTTTATCGATTCGTTAGAGATTGGTATTTGCACCGGCCACATGGAAACCTTTTTGAGCGGGGCATGTATCTACCAGGAACAAGAAGCGCTTAACCATTTATTACGTACTTCATGTTCTTTAGAGAGCCTGATAGTTGGCGAAAAGGAAATATTGGCGCAAGTACGTAAAGCTTACGAAAGCTGTAAAGAAGCTGGCCTTACCGGCGATTACCTGCGTATGGTGATGGCTCGCGTAGTAAAAACGGCCAAAGAGGTATATACCGATACGTTGATTTCGCGGAAGCCGATTTCCGTAGTGTCTTTGGCTTACCGTAAACTGAAAGATTTAAAGCTTTGTAACAATGCCCGTGTGGTAATTATCGGCGCAGGCGAAACTAATAGAAATATTTCAAAATATCTTCAAAAACATAAGTTCTCTAATTTTTTTGTATTTAACCGCACGCTGTCTAAAGCGCAGGAATTAGCTGCCGATTTAAATGGCGAAGCCTTTGGACTGGAAGAGCTAAAAAACTTTAACCATGGTTTTGATGTAATTATTACCTGTACATCGGCTGTGAGCCCTATCATTACACCTGAGATTTATAAGATATTGCTAAACGGCGAAACTAACAAAAAAACCATTGTTGATTTAGCCATACCCAACGATACCGCTCCCGAAGTTTTAGAACAATTCCCTGTTAATTTTATCGAGGTTCATTCGTTAAATGAGTTGGCGAAAAATAACCTGCAGGAACGTTACCAGGAACTGGTACATGCCGAAAGGATTATTGAAAATAACATTGACGAGTTTTTACCGATGTTAAAACAACGCCAGATAGAATTGGCCATGCGCCAGGTTCCCGAAAAGATCAAAGAGATCAGAAAAAAGGCACTGACATCCGTTTTTGCCGATGAGGTAGAAACTCTGGACGTACAATCGCGCGAGGTTTTAGAAAAAATCATGGATTACATGGAGAAAAAATACATTAGTGTACCCATGGTAATGGCTAAAGAGATTTTTGTTAAAAATTGCAGTAACTGA
- a CDS encoding DoxX family protein → MQIIKNIGLVLLIAGYIFAGINHFRHPGGYLKIMPPYLPYPQALNFLAGFFEVAFALLMIFPQTRHLAAWGIILMLMAFMPVHIYMIQNAPMKMGNLVVGPLMAWARVPLQALLIAWAWWYTK, encoded by the coding sequence ATGCAAATCATCAAAAATATCGGTTTAGTACTGTTAATTGCGGGCTACATTTTTGCCGGCATTAATCACTTCCGCCATCCGGGCGGATACCTCAAAATAATGCCTCCTTATTTGCCTTATCCGCAGGCGCTAAATTTTCTGGCGGGCTTTTTTGAGGTGGCTTTTGCCTTATTGATGATCTTTCCGCAAACCAGGCACTTAGCTGCCTGGGGAATTATCCTGATGCTTATGGCCTTTATGCCTGTACATATTTATATGATACAAAACGCGCCCATGAAAATGGGTAACCTGGTAGTTGGCCCCTTAATGGCCTGGGCCAGGGTACCATTGCAGGCCCTGCTGATTGCCTGGGCGTGGTGGTATACCAAGTAA
- a CDS encoding bifunctional GNAT family N-acetyltransferase/carbon-nitrogen hydrolase family protein: MDLQSIELRNLEIQDYQELKKSMKSAYTDMDEDYWDANSIKKLIKIFPEGQICVTVNDVVVGCALAIVVDYKKYGDNHTYKQITGNSTFKTHDDKGDVLYGIDIFVHPNYRGLRLARRLYEARKALCEKMNLKSIIAGGRIPNYQKHQNELTPRQYIDKVRYKEIYDPTLSFQLANDFHVRKVLRNYLPEDSRSKGFATLIEWNNVYYEELSSVINHKTTVRIGLVQWQMRPYNNISELMKHAEYFIDAVSAYQSDFILFPELFNTPLMADLNHLDAAQAMRGLAKYTQPIVEEFSKLAVSYNVNIIAGSMPKIDEDSLYNATYLFRRNGSMEESYKIHPTPSEINSWGMRGGSEVRAFDTDAGKIGILICYDVEFPELSRILAMQDMQILFVPFLTDTQNGYNRVKFCAQARAVENECYVAIAGCVGNLPNVNNMEISYAQSAVYTPSDFGFPTNGIQSEATANSEMIVIADVDLSLLDKLHEYGSVQNLKDRRSDLYSISYNGKKI; this comes from the coding sequence ATGGACCTGCAAAGCATTGAGCTGCGAAACCTCGAAATACAAGATTACCAGGAATTAAAAAAGTCTATGAAATCGGCCTATACCGACATGGACGAAGATTATTGGGATGCCAATTCCATCAAAAAACTCATTAAAATTTTCCCGGAAGGGCAAATATGCGTAACCGTAAATGATGTTGTAGTAGGTTGCGCGCTGGCTATTGTTGTTGATTATAAAAAATATGGTGATAATCACACTTACAAACAAATTACCGGCAACTCCACGTTTAAAACACATGATGATAAGGGCGATGTTTTATATGGGATAGATATTTTTGTGCATCCCAATTATCGCGGACTGCGCCTGGCCCGCCGCCTTTATGAGGCGCGCAAAGCACTATGCGAAAAGATGAATTTAAAAAGCATCATCGCCGGTGGGCGTATCCCTAATTATCAAAAGCACCAGAACGAACTTACACCGCGGCAGTATATTGATAAGGTACGCTATAAAGAAATTTACGACCCTACACTATCATTCCAACTGGCGAATGATTTTCACGTGCGTAAAGTATTACGCAATTATTTGCCCGAAGATAGCCGCTCCAAAGGTTTTGCTACGTTGATAGAATGGAACAACGTTTATTACGAGGAACTGAGTTCGGTTATTAACCATAAAACAACGGTTAGAATAGGTTTGGTACAATGGCAAATGCGGCCTTATAACAACATCAGCGAATTGATGAAACATGCCGAATATTTTATAGACGCGGTGAGCGCCTACCAATCGGACTTTATCTTATTCCCCGAATTGTTTAACACGCCCCTGATGGCCGACCTGAACCATCTGGATGCGGCACAAGCCATGCGCGGGCTGGCAAAGTACACCCAGCCTATTGTTGAGGAGTTTTCTAAACTGGCGGTATCGTATAACGTAAATATCATTGCGGGCAGCATGCCCAAAATTGACGAGGATTCGCTTTACAATGCCACCTACCTGTTCCGCCGGAACGGCAGTATGGAAGAGAGTTATAAAATACACCCTACCCCGTCTGAAATTAACTCGTGGGGGATGCGTGGAGGCAGCGAGGTTAGGGCTTTTGATACCGATGCAGGCAAAATAGGTATATTGATCTGTTACGATGTGGAGTTCCCGGAGCTTTCGCGGATACTGGCCATGCAGGATATGCAGATTTTATTTGTACCCTTTTTAACCGATACCCAAAACGGCTACAACCGGGTTAAATTTTGTGCACAGGCGCGCGCTGTAGAAAACGAATGTTATGTTGCCATAGCAGGTTGCGTAGGTAATTTGCCTAATGTAAACAACATGGAAATATCTTATGCGCAATCGGCAGTTTATACCCCCTCGGATTTTGGCTTCCCTACCAATGGCATCCAATCGGAAGCGACGGCAAATTCTGAAATGATTGTTATTGCCGATGTAGATCTGTCTTTATTAGATAAACTGCATGAGTACGGCAGCGTGCAAAATTTAAAAGACAGGAGATCGGATTTGTATTCCATCAGTTATAACGGGAAGAAAATATAA